A stretch of DNA from Gavia stellata isolate bGavSte3 chromosome 18, bGavSte3.hap2, whole genome shotgun sequence:
CCGGGTTGGGTCCCTGGGTCCCTCGTCCCCAAGCTCCACCATGAGCGCAGACCCCCTGGACCCTGCAAAGCATTGAAGGTCAACCCGGAGCCGTCAGCCTTCACCATCGTCATCCTCCTGCTGGACCCCCCCTCTTCTGATGTGCCACcatcctcctgtgctgctccagcTGTTGCGGCTATGGGGcgagacccccccccccccacggcGCTGCCCCGGTGCCCGGTGCCGGCACCGGCCAGGCACCCCAGTGGAAGTGGTGGGTGCTGCCGGCGGGGTGCTGGTGGTGCCATGGGTGGCTGGGGCGGGCAGGGTGCGGGTCCCCTCTCCACGGTCACCCCACCCACCCTGCCCAGTAACGGCAGCTGGCACAGCCGGACTTTGAGCCGCTTATCGGGTGGCGGAGGTGCCGGGAGGGGTGCGGAGGTGCCGTCAGGGGTGCGGAGGTGCTGCCTGTAAGGGTGTGGGGGGGGGCTACACCCAACTGCTCCCCACTGTGGCACCCCCCCTGCCAGGGCACCCGGCACTGGGTGcagccccccaaacccctcGGGCAGACCCTGTGGGTGCTGCCCCACTGGCTGCAGGTCCCGGCACAGCGTGGggatgggggtgctggggcagcccccccgGTGCTCCAGGGGTGCATGAAAGGCCCCTTTGTGCCTCCCActgcgggcagggccggggcgtGGTGCCAGGACTGCGGCACACCGCAGCTCCCtgccccaccccaccccggcCTCGCCGCAGGTCTCGGCGTCACCCCGAGCGAGCGCCGGCACCCTTCGCCCGGCCCCGCGTTAATGATCCACCCGCCTGCGCCActgctgccaccagcccccAGCAGCCACCCCGGCGAGCCGTGCCTGGCGGTggcggtggtggtggcggcAGAGCCGGGGGTCCTCGGCACGGGTGGCTCGGGGGGGCTGGCGGCTCCCTGCCCCGCGCCCCACCCCTCCGTCCCGGCACCAGGATAAGAGCAGCTGCCGGCAGCACCCATTTCCCGGCACGCAGCGTGGGTGGGAGAGCTGGCCGGGACCATGGCTGTGGCGACGGTGAACCTCCGTGCCGTGACCTCCTGGGTGGGCATCGCCCGGCTTTTTGCTGTCGTGCTGTCCTGCATCGCCTTCAGCTTGGTGGCCTCCACCAGGGACTTCACGGGTGCCTACGGGACGTGGTGCATGTTCACCTGGTGCTTCTGCTTCGCCGTGAcgctgctggtgctggtggtggaGCTGTTGGAGCTCTACCCCAAGCTGCCGCTCTCCTGGGATGACTTCACCTCTGCTTTCTCCATGCTGGCGGCGTTGATGGTCTTCACCACCTCGGTGGTCTTCCCCTCGATCTTCATCAGCAGCCCCTGCAGCGGCAGCAAGTGTGCCCGGCAGGCCGTGGCCACCACCgtctcctgcctctgcttcctCGCCTACGCCCTCGAGGTGGGGCTCACCCGCGCCAAGCCGGGGGACATCAGCAGCTTCCTCTCCACCGTGCCCGGGCTCCTCAAGGTCTTTGAAGCCTATGTGGCTTGTCTCATCTTCTCCTTGCTGGATACCTACCGTTTCGAAGCTGGCCTGCAGTGGTGCGTGGCCGTCTACTCCATCTGTTTCATCATCACCCtcctcatcatcatcttcaCCATCGGCCGGTGCCTCTCCTACATGCCCTGCCCGCTGGAGAAGATGCTGGTGGGCTACAACGCCTTGGCCCTGGTGATGTACATCACCGCCACCATCCTCTGGCCCCTCTACAGCTTCAGGGGGAGGAACCGCCCCGACCCCTGCGGCAGGAACTGCTGGTGGGACAAGCACCTGGGGGTCACCTTCCTCACCATCTTCAACCTCATCGCCTACTTGGTGGACCTGGTCTACTCCACCAGGATGGTCTTCGTCAGGGCACCTCCCTAAGGGCTCCGGGTGGCCCTGGCAGGGCGAGGGGTGGTGGGACGTGGCTGGGTgtcggtgccggtgccggtgcgggGCTGCCAGCGGAGCTGAGGAAGAGGCTGGACGCCTCGGAAAGCTCCTTCTCCCCGCGCCGGAGCGGAGAGCTGCGGGGTCTTACCGGGGGTGCGCTCAGCCCCGCGCCCCATGGGGTGCCTGAtcgggggtggtggggggctggGCTGCGGGGAAATGGGGTGCTCCCGAAAccctggagctgggggggggggggggctttggGATTAAATTGGGTCATTTTTCACTTGCTTCcgcctcctctttcttccccttcccagctTTCTGCGGCATCTTTGCCAGCGGCACAGGGGGTGAGAAACCGGGGGGGCACTGGCGGTGGAGGGGGGCACCGGCAGTGGCCCGGGGGGGGACACCAGGCTTCAGCaaatcctcttttcttctccttgttgaCTCGGCACCGGAGTGAAGCAGGGCAtgaccaggaaaaaaacccaacccgCATGCCTTTGCCTTGGCACCCGCACAGGACCCTGCCGAACGGGTTCGGGAGGAAtgtggctgctgggggggggtgcTGAGCCCTCGTCACCAGCACCGCCAAGGCCCTCGTCACCACCGCTGTCACCCCAGCTGGGGCCTTGCTGGGTTTGGTCCCAGCCACGCTGCCAGGAGCCCCGTGCCTGCTGCTTTATGTCtcggggggctgccggggagtCCCCTGCCCGGTGGCACCCAGGGCAGGGGGGGTTGGCTGTCACCCGCTGCTACCAGAGCTGGGGGTGCTGAGACATGGCATCGGGAGGACGGTGGCACCGCGGGCCGGTATACCAGGAAGAAGGCAGCGAAGcggtgcagggaggggaaggtgtGCCCGGCACGCAGAGCTCCTGGCATGGGCGCTCCCGGATGTGGGACGGGCGCCCCACGGGGCACCCCGGTGGCTTTTGGAGCCACCGTCCCCAGCCCGCCCTGCTCCCTCTGCCGCTGCTTGCCCAGGCACTAGCCACAGCCTGAGGCCATCCCCGCCGCCTCGGGGCTGCTGGGGCCAAGAGCCAAGCCAGGCACGGCCCAGGGCCCATCCCCGCTGCCTCAGGGCTCGCTGGGGACAGAGCGGGGTCCCCACCACCACGACACGGCGCAGACCAGCTGCCGCAGcggttgcaccaggggaaggtGGCGAAAGAGCCTGGACCCAGCCTTGGACGCtgcacagcacccatgggtgccatgCTTACCCCGAGGGGGTGGGACATCCATGCCCTGTGCTGGGGTCACCGTGGTGGCGGGTCCCAGCACCGCTGGTGATGCCAACACCACGGGCTGCTGGGTGGCCTGGTGGGTGTCACCTTTGCCCGGTCCATGTCCCCATGGTGGCCGTCACCCTGTGACTGTGGCACGGGATGGGCtgctcccctgcaccccaggcaGTGAGGCCGGAGCGTGCCGCGGTGCCGCACTCACGCCAAGCGGCATGGCTCGGCCTTCGCCCTCCCAGCAGTGCCATGGGAGCCGCTGGCAGCCTCCGAGGCAGAATTTTTGGAGCAAATAAAGGGAAAACCACACGGGCCGggcgcagccctgcccagcgCCCGAGCGCGGCTATTTTTAGTGCCCGGGTTGATTGAAATTCATGGAGGAAAGGGGCAGGAGAAGAGCGGTGACGGCGGTGGCTGTCGCCGGTTATGAGTTGTGGCGCTTCGTGCCGGTAACTTGTTTGGCTCCGGATGGCACACGGGTGGTGCCGGTACTTGGGGTGCGGTGAGGCTGGGGTGCAGGAGGCCGGGTGGGCAGCGGGGTGCAGCATGGAtgctgggggtggggtgggggggtgggtgcgggttgggggtgcaggaggaggTTTGGGGgtgctcccagctccctgcacccAGCTGGGGGGAACAGCCCGGGCCAGGGGACCCCGTCGGGGCTCTGCGCCTGGGGGAGACCCCGGGGTATCTCCCAGCCGGGGCGCACGGCGGCTGCTGAGGGTCCCCGGGAGCAGCcgagccccccccggggccggtcTGTGCCGTGCGGGGGGAGCCCCGGTGCcgtgcggtgcggtgcggggGGATTCCCAGTGCCATACCGTGCTGGGGAGCCCCGGTGCCGGTGCGGTGCCGGTGCGGTGCCGGTGCGGTGCGGTGCCGGTGCATTCCTCCCCCTAGGGGTCGGTGTGCCGCGGCGCGGGAGGCGGTGCGGGAGGCGGTGCGGGAGGCGGCACGCTCCTGCGCACGgcccggggcggccggggcacggcggcggcggcggcggcggggagcgggcacCGCCGCGGGCCCGGGTGAGtgcggccggggcggggggcggcgggagccccggTCCCGCGGGAGGATGCGGTGGAGCGGGCCGGGAagcggggagcgggcgggaggggagcggtggggagggggcggcggaACCGGAGCCCGGGCCGAGGGGAGCGCTGCCGGTGCTGCCGGTGCCTCCGGTGCTGCCGGTGCCGGCCCCGCGCTACCCCGAGCCCGCCCCGGTCGGGacgtgtgtccccccccgcgggcagccccggagcccacccccgccccggtcgggacgtgtgtgtgtgtgtcccctccccggggcagccccggagCCCCCGGGCCGGCCTGAGCTGCCCCGGTGCCGGGATGGGGCAGGGGACGCGGTGCCCCTGGGGTCCGGGTGCGGGGGGTGCCCCGTGCTCCCGCGGGTCCCCCCCTCTCCCGCACGGTGCCCTGCTGTATGCCggggctgcctctgcccccccggcccggggctgcggggtCCCGGGGCTGGGTGAGGAGCCCCCCCGGGGGTCTTAGGGCTTCCCGCaacccagcaccagcacccagccctcTTCGCTGTCAGCAGGGtgcccctgtgccccccagggatgctcctggGGCCCCCAACGCCTCTGTGCCCCCAGGGATGCCCCTGTGTCCCCAGCTGGACAAGGTGCCCCCAGACAAGCCCCCCTGTGAGCCCCCATCTACCCCCTCCAAGGCCCGATCCCCCGTTCAGGGTGACTGCCTGGGGGGCTCCCGgcccctccctgccccttggggctgggggccaCGGCCAGGAGCCCCCTGAGCTGCTCCGTTACCCACCCTGAGCATCCCCAGCCCCGGCTGgagcgggggcccgggggggcgaGCGGGGCAGCCTGGCAGTGCCGCTGGCcgggatgggtgctgggggggcagccctggggtgggggctGGCCAGGATGGGTGCTTGGGGGCAGCTTCAGGGTGGGGGCTCCAGCTCCGGCCCAGGGAAAGGACGTCCCACACCAGGGACATGACCATGGGTGCTCCccgggggcagccccccggggcaggCCAGAGCTGGGGTGCCCAGGGGTGGGTCCCCGTGAGCATCGGCAGGTTTGATCCCACCCCGGGGGTCCTTGCTGCACTGGCCACCGCGGTCAGGTGTGGATGTGGCACCCTGAAGGCACAGCACCGTATTTTGGGGGGGACACGTGTGCTCCAAGACAGCTGCCTAGGGGTGTGGGTGTCTGCCTGGCAGGGAAGGGGTTAACGCCACGGGGGTTTCAGGGTGCGGGGTGTCCCCAGCTGGGTACACCCAGGGTACACCCAGGCTGCTTCTCGCACCGGTGACCTCACGCCACTGCCATGGCAACAGCTCATGAAGTCACCCGTGCCGAGAGCGGGTGCCGAGAGCGGGGCGGCCGTCTCGAGCGTGGGGCGATGGGATGGGAGCGTGGGAGGCTGCCGAGCACCGTCCCCCTGCTCTCACTGCGCCCCTCGGGTCCCCCCAGAATGAGCTGTGCCCCCACCAGCGCCGACGCCTCCGCCTGACCCCCGCCCTGCCCGTGCCACCATGCTCATCAAGGAGTACCGCATCTGCATGCCGCTCACCACCGAGGAGGTGAggtggggggcagtggggggccggggctgcctgtgcccccGGGGCCAGGTGGAAAAGCGGGGTGTGGGTTGGgaagaggggtgcagaggtgagGGGAGCCCCAAACCCCCAGCCATGGGTGCCAGGGACAGCTTGGCTGCAGGGACCCACCAAtggagggggctgtgggtgggggTCCCGTACCCACAGCAGCGGGGTGCCAGGGGATTGGGTCCCTGCCCGGAGAGGCGCCGGGGGACACTGTGGTCTCCTTTGCCATCCCCTCATAGCACAGCTCGTGGCAGGGACCGTCTGCCTTGGCCGAGCCGCCGAGGTGTGCTTAGCCCACGGCCATTGGGCTCGGGGTGCTCCGCGTGAGTGCTGAGCTGTGCTTTGGGGCGCAGGCAAGAGGGACGTCCCACCCCTGGGCCCGGCGACCTTGGGGTACAGAGCCCAACGGCAGCACCAGGAGGTTCTTGGGGGCATCCCAGCCCCGGGACCATGGGATGAGCTGGTGGCGAAGGGCACCGAGGGTTTGGGTGCCCGTGGCACTGCAGCGCTCTGGGTGCCTGCTCTGACAGGGAGCATGGGCTCAATCCTTGCTCCGGCAGGGAACCCAAATCCCCGCCGGCAAACAACGGCGATAGCCGGCAGCCGGCGGCATCCCCGGCCAAAGGTCGCTCGTGAGCGCCTGGTGCCGACGGGGCCGTTTCAGGGAGCGGGGAGTTGCGGCGGCGGTGCCCACGCCAAGCAGCGCCAGCCCTCCCCGGGCACTGGTTTTGCGTTCGCACCTGGGGAAGGTTTCCACTTAGGCAGAGAGGGGCGATAAGATCATGCTGGCGGTTAGGGTGATGGATGGGATCTTCAGCGGAACAATAAAACGCTTATTGCGCGGCCGCGTCAtcaaataaacacacacacgtATGTATCTGTATACATAGATATCTCTCTCTGATATATATAGATAAGAGTTTTCTCTGGCTCCTGGGTTGCTTGCTGAGCAGAAAGCCTCCAGGCACTCTGCAAGGCACTCAGACACCAGGGAAAAGCAGGGAGGGCAGGATCCAGCCCCCGCCCGGGCGCTGGAGCAGCCCAAGGATAGGGGGTTTGAAACAGGGTGCCCCAGGAGACCCCTGCCCGCTGCACAGCTCGGGGTCTGTCACCCCTTtgctccgtgcctcagtttcccctctcAGTGGTGCGGCTGGAAATCCGTTAGCCCGGCAAAGAGGAGCCCATCCCGGCGCTGTGCCGGCAACCGGGAGGGtgggcagcggggcaggggaTGGCGGTGCTGAGGCCGGGCGCTGCGGTTGCAGTACCGCGTGGGGCAGCTCTACACCATCAGCAAGCACAGTCACCAGGAGAGCGAGAAGGGCGAGGGCGTGGAGGTGGTGAAGAACGAGCCCCACGAGGACCCCGTCCACGGCCCCGGCCAGTTCACCGAGAAGCGCGTTCACCTCTCCAGGTGAGGCGGCGGCTCCGGAaaagggtgctgggtggggagggggcccCGGCTCCGTGGGGCTGCGGTGGGGGGCGTGGGCAGGCATCGGGGTggccccatccctccctccaaaATTCCCGGGGAACATCCTTCCTGGGTCCTTGACACCCTACAGTGTGGCTGCACCCATCTCCCAGGGGTGCATCCATCTTCGGGGGCTGCACCTGTCTCCCGGGGGTGCACCCTTCTTCGGGGACTGCACCCAATTTTGGGGGCTGCACCTATCTCTCAGGGTGTACCCATCTCCTGGGGTGCGCTTATCTTGGAGGGCTGCACCCACCTCCTGGGGTGCACCCATCTCCCAGGCTGCACCCATCTCCCAGGGTGAACTCATCACCCAGGCTGCACCCATCTTCAGGGGAGGCACCCATCTCCCAGGGTGAACTCATCACCCAGGCTGCACCCATCTTCAGGGGCTGCACCCATCTCCCAGGGTGAACTCATCACCCAGGCTGCACCCATCTTCAGGGGATGCACCCATCTTTGGGGGCTTTCTCCCAGGGTGCACCCATCTTCCTAAGGGTGCACCCCTCTCCAGGAGCTGCACCCATCTCCTGGGGTGCACCCATCTTCAGGGCATGCACCCATCATCTCGCAGGGGTGCACCTGTCCCTGGGGGTTGCACCCCTCTCCCGGTGGGCACCCATCTCTGGGTACCGGTGGGTGCCTCGGCTGCAGTGTGGGGCTGGGCGGGGATGCCCGTCCTCAGGggtgtccccacgtccccacgcGTAGCCCCGGGTGCCCGTTGGGCAGCCGCTGGCACCCGCTGCTGCTGTCCCCGCGTCCCCGCTGCCGGTTGCGGCACATCGTGGCGCGGGCATCGGCTGCTCCGCTGCCGGGGAGTCGCTGGTGTGAGACGGGCTATTTTTAGCCGCGGCGCTCACGATTCCCCTCTCCGGGATGGTATTTATAACGCCTGCAAATTAATCAAAACCCACGTCCCCGCTCCCCTGGGGGCCTGccggggcctgatcctgcccgGGGAGTGTGGGCAGCCATGGGGTGCCgagcagggtgggcaggggtggggatgggggtaCCCTGGGGTCCTGGCCctggggaggtggaggggatcctggggaaggggtgggggtCCTGCGAGGGAAGTGGGGGTCCCTGGGAAGGGGGTGGGGTTCCTGGGGAGAGGATGGGGGCACTGGGGTGGAGgtgagggtgctggggagctggcacaggtccctgggggggtcctggggtgctgatgagggtgctggggtggtggcAGGGGTCCATGGGGGTGGTGCTGGGGTGCGGACGAGggtcctgggaggtggcaggggGTTCTGGGGTGCAGGTGATGGTCCTGGGGTGCTGAtgagggtgctggggtggtggcAAGGGTCCCTAGGGGTGGTGCTGGGGTGCGGACGAGGGTCctggggaggtggcaggggGTCCTGGGTGCAGTTGATGGTCCTGGGGTGCTGAtgagggtgctggggtggtggcaggggtccctgggggtgGTGCTGGGGTGCGGACGAGGGTCctggggaggtggcaggggGTCCtgtgggggggtcctggggtgcAGGTGATGGTCCTGGGGTGCCGAtgagggtgctggggtggtggcaggggtccctgggggtgGTGCTGGGGTGCGGACGAGGGTCctggggaggtggcagggggtcctgggggggatCCTGGGGTGCAGGTGATGGTCCTGGGGACGTGGCAAGGGTccctggggggtgctggggtgcagatgAGGGTCCTGAGGAGGTGGCAGGTGTCCCTGGGGGGTGATGGGGTGCAGGTGAGAGTCCCTGGGGGGATCCtggggtgagggtgagggtgcatggaggggtgctggggtggaggtgagggtcctggggtgcaggtggggtccctggggaggggacgggggtCCCAGAGCCGGGGCCGTGCCGTGCAGGGCTGTGTTTGGCGGAGCAGGGCCGGGTGGCactgggcagggctgtgcccgcTGGCCGTATCCTGCCCTGAGCGgaccccgccgccccgcggtCCCCCACAGCAAACTGCCGAGCTGGGCGCGGGCGGTGACCCCCCGCATCTTCTACATCACGGAGAAGGCCTGGAACTACTACCCCTACACCATCACCGGTAAGCCCGGGGCAGGGCGTGGGGACGGGTTCCCCGGTGATGACCTTGCCCCTCTCCGGCGGTGGGCTGCCCGGAGAGCCCGGCCGTGGCTGCTGCCTGGTCTCACCGCTCCCTCTCTCCCCCGCGATGCCGCCCGGCGATGCCACCCCATGATGCTGACGTGCCACGGTGTCCCTGCAGAGTACACGGTAAGGAGGTGGCATGGGGGGACCTggctccttccccagcacctgGCATGGCCGGGAAGGGGGCACTGGGGTGGGTGTCCCCTGGGGATGGGTGTCCCTTGGGGTCAGCATCTTTGGGGGTGGGCATCCCTTGGGGGTGGGTGTCCCTTGGGGCTGGGCATCCCTCAGAGTGGGTGTCCTTGAGGCTGGGCAGCCTTTGGGGATCAGCACCCTTGGGGCTGGGCGTCCCTCAGGGTAGGCATCCTTGGGGATGGGTGTCCCTCGGGGTGTGCATCCCTCAGGGTGGGCACCCTTGGGAGTGGGTCTCCCTCAGGATGGGTGTCCCTCGGGACCAGCTGACGGTCACTCCCTGCAGTGCTCCTTCCTGCCCAAGTTCTCCATCTACATCGAGACCAAGTACGAGGACAACTGCGGGGACAGCGAGAACGTGAGTCTGCGCTGCAGCTGAGACCTGGCAAACTCATTGCGGGGGGGCTCACCTGTGCGGCTGGTGCCTctcaccctccctcccctccccagatCTTCCATAGTGAGAAAATCCTGGGCGACCACGAGGTCTCCTTCCTGGACATCGCCTTCGACGAAATCCCCGAGCGTTACTACCGCAGCCTGGAGGTAGCACGGGTGGGGACGGGGGGAGTTCCCCGGAGCCACCCCCTTGTCCCCCATCcccggggggtggcggggggggagtTCACGGCCCTGCTCTGTCCCCCCAGGACCCCCGTTTCTTCAGCTCGGCCAAGACGGGCCGGGGGCCGCTGCGGGAGGGCTGGCGCCAGCACACCAAGCCCATCATGTGCTCCTACAAGCTGGTGAGCGTCAAGTTCGAGGTGTGGGGGCTGCAGACGCGGGTGGAGCAGTTTGTGCACAAGGTGAGGGGGGGACCGAGcccggggcggggtgggggacACGACACTGGTGGCAGGGTGCTGACCCCCATGGCGATGCGTCGCAGGTGATCCGGGACATCCTGCTGATCGGGCACCGGCAGGCTTTCGCCTGGGTGGACGAGTGGTGCGGTGAGTccgcggggctgccccggcgctgccggTGAGGTGGGGTGGGGGCGACAGGGACCCCCCAGGGTGGGAAGGGGTTGCGGGTTTAACCGCCAATGCCACTAACCCCACGGGCAGCTCCCGCTCTATCTCCGACTCCCCCGCAACctgctgcctgcgctgcctgctCCGCTCGccccccctgccctcccgccTGCCTGCACCCTCGCACGCCCGCTCCGCCGCACGCCTTGGGCGAAGGACGTGGGGCGCGGGGGGAAGAggagccccagcacccctgcctgcgctgcctgcaccccaaGTCTGGCAGGGAGACACGCTGCAGGCGGCTGCCGCATGCGGACACGGGGATGGGAAGCCCCCGGGTGCGGCCATGGCCGGCAGCGGGTGCCGGCAGCGGGCGCGAAGCCATCCCGGTGAGCGGCTCTCTGCCTTCCAGACATGTCCCTGGAAGAGGTTCGGGCCTTCGAGACTCAGATGCAAGTGGCCACAAACCAAAAGCTGGGGAGCCAGCACCCCTAAcccccgccgcgccggcagCCCTGCCGCACGCTGCGTGCAGGGGACGGAGACCCCGGACCCCGGCCACGCTGCCTGCAggagggtgcaggcaggggggcTTGTGCACGGTGCACGCCGagctccccctgcaccccacggCGGAGGGTCCCCCCTGCCCGGCTGCCCTCCCCATGTGTcccctgcctgcgctgcctgcgctgcccACCCGTCCCTTCCCCACTGCCTGCTGGGCTGGTGCCGGAGCAGGGGGCTGGCTGCGCTGCCCAGCATACCCCTCCCTGCCTGTACCCCGTCCCCTTGTCCCCAGCCCCTGTCCCCTTCCTGGCACCCAGCTCGGGGGGGGAGCCGGTGCGCGGggcacaggctgccctgggATGACGGGGTGCAGGATGCGGCCGTGCCGAGCGGCCCCAAGCCCGGCTGTGCTCGGCAGGGATGACGATGGAGGAGGTGCGGCGCTACGAGCGGGAGACGCAGGAGGCCACCAACGAGCTCATCGGCCTGGTGGCACCCACCATCTCGGTCAGCGAGGTGGGGCAGCCCACGGCCACGCAATCGGCCCCCGCCAGCGCCCCCTCCACCCCCCTCAGCGACGAGGCCCCCGAATTCCTCGCTCCTCCCAAGACTCGCCCGCGCAAGAAGTCAGCGCCGGAGACCTTGACGCTGCCCGCGCTGCGGGAACGCGCCGGCGCCGAGTGATGCCAGCAGTGCCACACCGTGCCACCTCCCCGGCCGGACTGTGCCAGCCTTGCCGCCTGCCGCAGCCCCTCCGACAGGCACCGACCCCGGGGAGGGACCCGCCGTTGGGGCGCGGGGAGCCCCAGGGGTGTACCAGCCTCCCCAAGCCATCGTGGGTGCCCACATGGGATGTTGCCACCATCACCGTGCTGGACCCGCTCCCTGCACAGAGAGGGGACGCCAGGCCGGCGCGGGTCCCTGGCACTGGTGGGCGATGCTGCAGGTGCTGGTTCACTcagcgccgcccgccccagTTTCCGCAGGGGCTGGCGAGCAGCGTGGCTGCGGCAGCCGGTGCCCACATGCCGTGGCCGAGCTGGGCGCCGGTGCCAGGCTGAGCAGCTGTGGGGTTCGGCGAGCGATGCTGGAGCACCGCCAGCGCAGGGGCACGGCGCGTGTCACCGTGACAGTGACAGCCGGGTGTCCAGGCTGGGGCTCCCTGTGGGACCCCGGGGGCCACACAGCCCTGTGCACAGCAGGTCCCGCAGTCAGGGTCCCCTTCGCCGTCCCTTTGGGGGCCGTGGCCGCCCgaggagggctggggcaggctcagccctctgttttctttgggaaaacaaAGGCCTTTTCGGAAATAAAAGCTCAAGACACGGCGGCCAGTTGCTGGCGGTGGTTTATTTGGTTCTGTGGAGGGGTGCCATGCTTGTGCCGTCCCTGTGCCGGGGTGCTGCGTCCCCCAGGACTGGATGTGTGCAGCGAGGGATGGCTGGATCGCTGATCCCGGGATGGGGAGCTGGGGTCCTGGGACAGGGGCAGTGAGGGGCTGAGGGTCGGgtgagcagggcaggcaggatggcACTGGCTGCAGAGGGtcagcccagccccggggcgATGCCCCCAGCCACACCAGCGGCACTGggctcccctccctgccagccaTCACCGTCCTCCAGCTCTTCGGCACCCGGCACGGCCGATGCTGCCAGCCCCAGTAGAGCGATGTAGTAGGAGCTGCAGTAGACAGGCGCCTTGTTGGGGCTGGAGTAGACCTGCTCGGGCCGGAGCGAGGCGAAGGGGTTGGCAGCGTAGCCCATGATCTGCGTCTCGAGTTCCAGCAGGATCTGCAGGGAGGACTTCAGCTCCTGCTCGCTGCCAGGAGAGGGGGAGGATGGGTCCTGTTACCAGCCGGCTGTGCCGGCACGCTGGAGGGAGTGGGACCATGCTCACCTGTAGACGGTGAAGAGGACGGGCAGGCGGTAgtcccgcagcagcagcagggtgggCAGCCAGCCCGCCAGCAGGTCCGGGCAGGCGTGGAAACCTGTGGGGACACGGCAGTGAGGGTCCCACCTCCCTCCCATCCCGAACCAACTCTGGGGAAAGGCGGGTCTAGCAGCACCCACTCCGTGCCGAAGATCCCTGGGGTGCGCGGTGATGCTGGCAGTGGGGCTTGGCAGCCCTTAGCAAGGTGGGGCCCATCTCCCCACCAGCATGGGCGACACCCCCGGCTCTGGGTCCTGGGCTGAGCTACCGCACCAAGACCTGAAGGCAGGGACCCCTTCGGGTGCTGCTGACTGGCAGGTGGGTGACACTGAGTGCCTGAGGGGGACGAGGGCAGG
This window harbors:
- the MYADM gene encoding myeloid-associated differentiation marker, yielding MAVATVNLRAVTSWVGIARLFAVVLSCIAFSLVASTRDFTGAYGTWCMFTWCFCFAVTLLVLVVELLELYPKLPLSWDDFTSAFSMLAALMVFTTSVVFPSIFISSPCSGSKCARQAVATTVSCLCFLAYALEVGLTRAKPGDISSFLSTVPGLLKVFEAYVACLIFSLLDTYRFEAGLQWCVAVYSICFIITLLIIIFTIGRCLSYMPCPLEKMLVGYNALALVMYITATILWPLYSFRGRNRPDPCGRNCWWDKHLGVTFLTIFNLIAYLVDLVYSTRMVFVRAPP
- the LOC132318579 gene encoding cytoplasmic phosphatidylinositol transfer protein 1-like; the encoded protein is MLIKEYRICMPLTTEEYRVGQLYTISKHSHQESEKGEGVEVVKNEPHEDPVHGPGQFTEKRVHLSSKLPSWARAVTPRIFYITEKAWNYYPYTITEYTCSFLPKFSIYIETKYEDNCGDSENIFHSEKILGDHEVSFLDIAFDEIPERYYRSLEDPRFFSSAKTGRGPLREGWRQHTKPIMCSYKLVSVKFEVWGLQTRVEQFVHKVIRDILLIGHRQAFAWVDEWCGMTMEEVRRYERETQEATNELIGLVAPTISVSEVGQPTATQSAPASAPSTPLSDEAPEFLAPPKTRPRKKSAPETLTLPALRERAGAE